CCCCGTACGGCGGGGTCGAACGCGGCCACCTGCCCGGGGCACTGGTGAACATCGCCACCAGCGACGCCAGCCGGGTCGGGGCGGTGAACATGGCGCTCACCGCGGGCGCGGCGGCACTGGCCGCACTGGTCACCACCGCGGTCGTCCTGCTGCACACCTCCGTACCGCTGGGACTGCTCATCCTGCTCGGCGCGCCACCGGTGCTCTGGATCGCGCACCTGCTCGGCGGCCCGCTGCAACGGCGCAGCGAAGCCGAACAGGAGAACGCCGCACACGCCTCCGGAGTCGCCGCCGACCTGGTCAGCGGATTACGCATCCTCAAGGGAATCGGCGCCGAACAGGCCGCCTCGGCCCGCTACCGGCTGATCAACCGCCGTTCGCTCGCCGCGACCTTGCGCGCGGCGCGAGCACAGGCCTGGCACGACGGGGCACTGATCGCCGTCACCGGTGCCTTCATCACCGCCGTCGCGCTGCTCGGTGCCCGCCTCGCCATCCAGGGCGACATCACCATCGGCGAACTGATCGCCGCGGTCGGCCTCGCGCTCTTCCTGCTCAACCCGCTGTCGACGCTGAGCTGGGTCAACGCCGAACTGGCCCAGGCCAGGGCCTCCGCCGCCCGGGTCGCGGCAGTGCACGCCGCCGCGCCGGCCGTCCACCCCGGCACCGTCGACCTGGCCGATCCGGTCCGGGGCGAACTGCGCTTCGACAACGTCACCGACGGTCCACTACGGATCAGTACGCTCCGGGTCTCCCCCGGCGAACTGCTCGGCGTGGTCGCCCCGGACCCGGCCGCCGCCTCGGCGCTGGTACGTTGCCTGGCCCGCGAGGCCGATCCGGAAACCGGCACGATCACGTTGGACGGTGTGGCGCTGACCGACCTGGACCCGGCTCGGGTCCGCACCGCGATGCTCACCGCCAGCCACGACGCGGTGCTCTTCGCCGGCACCGTACGGGAGAACGTCACCGCCGCCGGCAACAGCGAGGGTCCACTGGAGACGGTCCTCACCGCCACCACGGTCGACCAGGTCGCCCGGGTGCTCCCCGACGGGTTGGGGACCCCGGTCAGCGAGCGTGGCCATTCGCTCTCCGGCGGTCAGCGGCAACGGATCGCGCTGGCCCGCGCGTTGCACGCCGAGCCGCCGGTGCTGGTGGTCCACGAACCCACCACCGCCGTCGACACCGCCACCGAGGCCCGGATCGCCACCAGCCTGCGCCAGCTGCGCGAGGGGCGTACCACCATCCTGGTGACCAGCAGCCCGGCGCTGCTCGCGGTCACCGACCGGGTGGTGCTGCTCGACGGCGACCGGGATCCGGTCACCGGCCGTCACGCCGATCTGGTACGCGGCCACGAGCGCTACCGCGCCACCGTGCTGGCCTGACCCCGCCCGGCTGTCCGCCGCCCATCCGCCCGCCCGCTCGCGACAACCCGGCGTCGAGCGCGTCGACAAGGGAGACCAGTGACTCCGCAGGTGCTACCGATCGCCAGCCCGGCGCAGACCACCGCCGCGGTGCGGCGACTGCTGCGCGGACGCCGCGCCCTGGCGGTCGGCTCGCTCGGCGTACTGGCCGGCGCGACCGCGATCGGGCTGCTCACCCCGCCACTGCTCGGCCACATCGTCGACCTGGTCACCCGGGGTGGCACCGTCGGCACGCTCACCGTACCGGCGATCGCGCTGGTCGCCATCGCGCTCGCCCACGCGGTCAGCACCGCGATCGGAGTCGGCATGATCGCCCGTCTCGGCGAGGGGATGCTGGCGGACCTGCGTGAACGGTTCGTCGACCGGGCGCTGCACCTGCCACTGGGGCAACTGGAGCAGGCCGGGGCCGGCGACCTCACCTCCCGGGTCACCAACGACGTCACCGCGATCGCCGAGGCGGTCCGCGGGGCGCTACCGGAACTGGTCCGTTCGGTACTCGTGATCGGGCTGACCCTGGCCGGTCTCGCCGTACTCGACCCCCGGTTCCTGCTCGCGGCTCTGCTGGCCGCCCCGATCCAGTGGCACACCGTACGTTGGTACCTGCGCCGCAGCCGGCCGCTCTACCCGGCGCAGCGACTGGCTGTCGGCGCCCAGCAGCAGCAACTGCTGGAAAGCATCGGTGGCGCCGCCACCGTCCGCGCCCTCCGTCTGGAACAGCGGCACCTGGACCAGGTGACGACGCGCTCCCAGGGCGCGGTCGACCTCGCCCTGCGTGCGGTACGCCTGATCACCCGGTTCTACGCCCGGCTCAACCTGGCGGAGTTCGTCGGGCTGTCGGCGGTGCTGGTCACCGGCTTCCTGCTCACCGACGCGGGCGCGGTCACGATCGGTACGACCGCCGCCGCCACCCTCTACTTCCACAACCTCTTCGGCCCGGTCAACTCCGCCCTGCGCCTGGTCGACGACGCCCAGGTGGCGACGGCGAGCCTGGCCCGGCTGGTCGGGGTGACCCAGCTGCCGGCCCCGGTCGACGCCCCGGACCGCCCGGCCGCAGTGGACGCCTCGGTGAAGGCGGTCGACATCGAGTACGCCTACCTGCCCGGCAACCGGGTGCTGTCCGGGGTGACGCTCGAGATCGAGGCCGGACAGCGGGTGGCGCTGGTCGGGGCGAGCGGGGCCGGCAAGACCACCCTGGCCCAGCTCGTCGCCGGCGTCCACCGCCCCACCTCGGGCAGCATCATGCTCGGCGGTGTGGAGGTCGCCGAACTGCCACCCGAACATCGTCGCCGTACGGTCGCCGTGGTCACCCAGGAGGTGCACGTCTTCGCCGGCCCGCTCGCCGACGACCTGCGGCTGGCCCGACCGGACGCCACCGAGGACGAGCTGCGCGCCGCCCTCGCCGAGGTGGAGGCGCTGGAATGGGCGCTCGGGCTGCCGGAAGGGCTGGCGACCGTGGTCGGCGACGGCGGTCACCAGCTCAGCGTGACCCAGGCGCAGCAGTTGGCGTTGGCCCGGGTGGTGCTGGCCGACCCCCGGGTGGTGATCCTCGACGAGGCGACCGCCGACGCCGGCAGTGCCGGGGCGCGGGTGCTGGAACGGGCAGCCGAACGCGCACTGCGCGGGCGTACCGCCCTGATGGTCGCCCACCGCCTCACCCAGGCCGTCGGCGCCGACCGGATCATCGTGCTGGAGGACGGTCGGGTGATCGACGCCGGAACCCACGAGGAGCTGATCGGACGTGGGGACGGTGCCTACGCCGCGCTCTGGCGGGCCTGGTCACAACAACGGTGAC
The Micromonospora pisi DNA segment above includes these coding regions:
- a CDS encoding ABC transporter ATP-binding protein; the protein is MTTQTTATPTRPGPPATPAPATAPPTGRQVLRRAVTGQGRYVALGSLLAVGHQAGEALVPVIIGVVVDQAVATGSTTALVRWLVVLGLVFAGLSTSFRFAARAGERAAEQAAHRIRRELTARVLAPYGGVERGHLPGALVNIATSDASRVGAVNMALTAGAAALAALVTTAVVLLHTSVPLGLLILLGAPPVLWIAHLLGGPLQRRSEAEQENAAHASGVAADLVSGLRILKGIGAEQAASARYRLINRRSLAATLRAARAQAWHDGALIAVTGAFITAVALLGARLAIQGDITIGELIAAVGLALFLLNPLSTLSWVNAELAQARASAARVAAVHAAAPAVHPGTVDLADPVRGELRFDNVTDGPLRISTLRVSPGELLGVVAPDPAAASALVRCLAREADPETGTITLDGVALTDLDPARVRTAMLTASHDAVLFAGTVRENVTAAGNSEGPLETVLTATTVDQVARVLPDGLGTPVSERGHSLSGGQRQRIALARALHAEPPVLVVHEPTTAVDTATEARIATSLRQLREGRTTILVTSSPALLAVTDRVVLLDGDRDPVTGRHADLVRGHERYRATVLA
- a CDS encoding ABC transporter ATP-binding protein, with the protein product MTPQVLPIASPAQTTAAVRRLLRGRRALAVGSLGVLAGATAIGLLTPPLLGHIVDLVTRGGTVGTLTVPAIALVAIALAHAVSTAIGVGMIARLGEGMLADLRERFVDRALHLPLGQLEQAGAGDLTSRVTNDVTAIAEAVRGALPELVRSVLVIGLTLAGLAVLDPRFLLAALLAAPIQWHTVRWYLRRSRPLYPAQRLAVGAQQQQLLESIGGAATVRALRLEQRHLDQVTTRSQGAVDLALRAVRLITRFYARLNLAEFVGLSAVLVTGFLLTDAGAVTIGTTAAATLYFHNLFGPVNSALRLVDDAQVATASLARLVGVTQLPAPVDAPDRPAAVDASVKAVDIEYAYLPGNRVLSGVTLEIEAGQRVALVGASGAGKTTLAQLVAGVHRPTSGSIMLGGVEVAELPPEHRRRTVAVVTQEVHVFAGPLADDLRLARPDATEDELRAALAEVEALEWALGLPEGLATVVGDGGHQLSVTQAQQLALARVVLADPRVVILDEATADAGSAGARVLERAAERALRGRTALMVAHRLTQAVGADRIIVLEDGRVIDAGTHEELIGRGDGAYAALWRAWSQQR